One region of Deinococcus malanensis genomic DNA includes:
- a CDS encoding DoxX family protein, with product MSVTGFIGRALLASVFIKNGLDHLQNPDPIVRAAHGAEVPEPELAVKLGSAVMVGAGALLAVGLAPRAASTALAATLIPTTVIGHPFWDRQGREREQQRTQFMKNLALFGALLAVGLD from the coding sequence ATGAGCGTGACAGGATTTATCGGCCGGGCGCTGCTGGCAAGCGTCTTTATCAAAAACGGGCTGGACCATCTTCAGAACCCCGACCCGATCGTGCGGGCCGCACACGGTGCCGAGGTTCCCGAGCCTGAACTGGCCGTCAAGCTTGGCAGCGCTGTGATGGTAGGCGCCGGCGCCCTGCTGGCCGTGGGCCTGGCCCCCCGCGCAGCCAGCACCGCCCTGGCGGCCACCCTGATTCCCACCACCGTGATCGGCCATCCCTTCTGGGACCGTCAGGGCCGCGAGCGCGAACAGCAGCGCACCCAGTTCATGAAGAACCTGGCGCTGTTCGGCGCCCTGCTGGCCGTCGGTCTCGACTGA
- a CDS encoding nucleotidyltransferase family protein, translated as MTALAGGSWSAVVLGGGDPGDSFAARHGVQVKALIPLRGEPMAAHVLRALRGSGRVARIAYVGPTTPELDTLVDLRVTDHGTLLSNLEAGVEALRVAGLRPGERVLVVTADIPMLRAQQLCEVLDSAPDAALVYPVVTKQACEAAYPGVKRTYVRVRDGTFTGGNLFLLDPALISQFLPRLREVLDARKTPWKLAVLIGPGVLLRLLTGRLSVDKLEQKVSQVLGVPARALITSHAAVGTDVDKEEDLTLAEAHLPALEPATLKSECSAQI; from the coding sequence ATGACAGCGTTGGCGGGCGGAAGCTGGAGTGCCGTGGTGCTGGGCGGCGGCGATCCCGGCGACTCGTTTGCGGCGCGGCACGGCGTGCAGGTCAAGGCCCTGATTCCACTGCGTGGAGAGCCGATGGCCGCCCACGTGCTGCGTGCTCTGCGCGGCAGCGGGCGCGTGGCCCGGATCGCCTACGTGGGGCCGACCACGCCCGAGTTGGACACCCTGGTGGACCTGCGGGTCACCGACCATGGCACCCTGCTGAGCAACCTGGAAGCGGGAGTCGAGGCCCTGCGCGTGGCCGGCCTGCGCCCCGGTGAACGGGTTCTGGTAGTCACCGCGGATATTCCAATGCTGCGGGCGCAGCAGCTGTGCGAGGTGCTGGACAGCGCTCCCGACGCCGCCCTGGTGTATCCGGTGGTGACAAAGCAGGCCTGTGAGGCCGCTTACCCTGGGGTCAAACGGACCTACGTGCGGGTGCGCGACGGCACCTTCACCGGAGGAAACCTGTTTCTGCTGGACCCGGCGCTGATCTCCCAGTTCCTGCCCCGGCTGCGCGAGGTGCTTGACGCCCGCAAGACGCCCTGGAAGCTGGCGGTCCTGATCGGACCCGGGGTGCTGCTGCGTCTGCTGACTGGCCGCCTGAGTGTGGATAAGCTGGAGCAGAAAGTCTCGCAGGTGCTGGGTGTCCCGGCCCGCGCGCTGATTACCTCGCACGCGGCAGTGGGTACCGACGTGGACAAGGAAGAGGACCTGACGCTGGCCGAGGCCCACCTGCCGGCCCTGGAGCCGGCCACCCTAAAATCCGAGTGCAGCGCTCAGATTTAA
- a CDS encoding ferredoxin, with translation MPHVIVSPCIGTKDQACTEVCPVECIYDAGEMFLIHPDECIDCGACVPACPVSAIFPEEDVPAGEESFIARNREHFGL, from the coding sequence ATGCCTCACGTGATCGTCAGCCCCTGCATTGGCACGAAGGACCAGGCGTGCACCGAAGTCTGCCCCGTGGAATGCATCTACGACGCGGGCGAGATGTTTCTGATCCACCCGGATGAGTGCATCGACTGCGGCGCTTGCGTGCCCGCCTGCCCGGTCAGCGCCATCTTTCCGGAAGAGGACGTGCCTGCCGGCGAGGAGTCCTTTATCGCCCGCAACCGCGAACACTTCGGGCTCTGA
- the rph gene encoding ribonuclease PH: MTSVQPNKFPPREGRGLLEPRAVSVKRGVNPHAPGSAHLIMGRTEILATVTLEDKPAPHMRGKKEGWLTAEYAMLPRATNDRQARERNLQNGRRHEIQRLLGRALRASVDLKYFRNQTIYVDCDVLVADGGTRVASILAGHAALHDFCDRLIHSGRLSEWPLTHKVGAISVGLVGEEVRVDLDYAEDKVARADLNVVATDTGLVIEVQGGAEEGPISLAEYSQLLNTGVQAIQSVMGDLGRELAVIQGV, from the coding sequence ATGACCAGCGTCCAACCCAACAAGTTTCCCCCCCGCGAAGGCCGGGGCCTGCTCGAGCCGCGTGCGGTCAGCGTCAAACGCGGCGTCAACCCGCACGCTCCGGGCAGTGCCCACCTGATCATGGGGCGCACCGAAATCCTGGCCACCGTCACCCTGGAAGACAAGCCCGCGCCCCATATGCGCGGCAAGAAAGAAGGCTGGCTGACGGCCGAGTACGCCATGCTGCCGCGCGCCACCAACGACCGTCAGGCCCGCGAACGCAACCTGCAGAACGGTCGCCGCCACGAAATCCAGCGTCTGCTGGGCCGCGCCCTGCGCGCCAGTGTGGACCTGAAGTACTTCCGCAACCAGACCATCTATGTGGACTGCGACGTGCTGGTCGCCGATGGCGGCACACGGGTGGCCAGTATTCTGGCGGGTCACGCCGCCCTGCACGACTTCTGCGACCGCCTGATCCACTCCGGGCGGCTCAGCGAGTGGCCACTGACCCATAAGGTGGGGGCCATCAGTGTCGGTCTGGTGGGAGAAGAGGTGCGCGTGGACCTGGACTATGCCGAAGACAAGGTGGCCCGCGCCGACCTCAACGTGGTGGCGACCGACACGGGACTGGTCATCGAGGTACAGGGCGGGGCCGAGGAAGGGCCCATCTCACTGGCGGAGTACAGCCAGTTGCTGAACACTGGTGTGCAGGCCATCCAGAGTGTCATGGGCGATCTGGGCCGTGAGCTGGCCGTTATTCAGGGTGTCTAA
- a CDS encoding GGDEF domain-containing protein: MLPAALQTEMPSLHEQQFRRQALRAVIAISLVTSVFALIVGFPLNWTVGVKTGLAFLIVKNVVFLLWLRAFPQQYALVGGIHFLILAGTGIYKFAQAVVVQHIANGLGSYSYWLPLAYVVAFLAFSGRAALGASLGVFGALAAIVLSYVTTGVDLAGLKRENSVLLVQVLLTHATFISFFLLFGVLQNRYVTAIAEAQSEARAGYLDVLTGVANRRQLMLWLTSRLDRTEATGEPLSVILFDLDRFKQINDTYGHDYGDEVLQRTAAAVAGTLRRGTLFGRWGGEEFLVILPAAAVTEAQGVAERVRHAVTDVRYDLPVQVTISLGVTQAQPGESLQALLKRADEAMYAAKHAGRNQVQAA, encoded by the coding sequence GTGCTTCCTGCCGCCCTCCAGACCGAAATGCCTTCCCTTCACGAACAGCAGTTTCGTCGGCAGGCGCTGCGGGCTGTGATCGCAATCTCGTTGGTGACATCGGTCTTCGCGCTGATCGTGGGTTTTCCACTGAACTGGACGGTTGGCGTCAAGACAGGCCTGGCCTTTCTGATCGTCAAGAACGTGGTGTTCCTCCTGTGGCTCAGGGCTTTTCCCCAGCAGTACGCCCTGGTGGGAGGCATACATTTTCTGATTCTGGCTGGTACAGGCATCTACAAATTTGCTCAGGCCGTGGTGGTGCAGCACATTGCCAACGGCCTGGGAAGCTACTCGTACTGGCTGCCACTGGCCTACGTGGTGGCCTTCCTGGCCTTTTCGGGCCGGGCGGCTCTGGGTGCGTCACTTGGTGTTTTTGGCGCTCTGGCCGCCATAGTGTTGAGCTATGTGACCACAGGCGTGGATCTTGCCGGCCTCAAACGCGAGAACTCCGTGCTGCTGGTTCAGGTGCTGCTGACCCATGCTACCTTTATCAGCTTCTTTCTGCTGTTCGGCGTCCTGCAAAACCGCTACGTCACGGCCATTGCCGAGGCGCAGAGCGAGGCCAGAGCCGGCTACCTCGACGTACTGACGGGCGTCGCCAACCGGCGGCAGCTGATGCTGTGGCTGACCAGCCGGCTGGACCGCACCGAGGCGACCGGTGAGCCGCTCAGCGTCATTCTGTTTGACCTGGACCGCTTCAAGCAGATCAACGACACCTACGGGCACGACTACGGCGACGAGGTGCTGCAGCGTACAGCCGCCGCCGTCGCCGGCACCCTGCGTCGCGGGACCCTGTTCGGCCGCTGGGGCGGCGAGGAATTTCTGGTAATCCTGCCCGCAGCAGCCGTGACAGAGGCCCAGGGCGTGGCCGAACGCGTCCGGCATGCTGTGACAGACGTCAGGTATGACCTGCCGGTTCAGGTGACCATCAGTCTGGGCGTCACACAGGCTCAGCCGGGTGAAAGCCTACAGGCCCTGCTCAAGCGGGCCGACGAAGCGATGTACGCCGCCAAACACGCCGGCCGCAATCAGGTGCAGGCGGCCTGA
- a CDS encoding sensor histidine kinase produces the protein MRLLPPLTLRARLALWAALATGLATLLVAAGLFVAVGRFLRQAQEQRLLSATTAVHGRVEDTLRRQAESGVALLLGYQLDVATLQRLLENDPQSRRDLDVRVVAHQGGQLAQVQTPRFPEGVRRDLRPGAYLTVGGTHLILVRPLLGNQALLQVATDARALSDAQRAFARALAWLLPVSLLLALGVGWTVAGRLLRPVRTLEQAARQVGESGELRRALPGAGTTDELSRLALTLQGSFERLADARDREQAFLRAAAHDLRSPLAALSARVEGSLARDRDAARYRSDLREIGTDLTRLATLTNHLLLLARDPSAVARAPVPLRDLAADAVDRARELTEADVDLHAPQPVTVQGDRVLLGQAVWNLTMNAVRHAPGATVTVTVSEDATGAAVTVRDDGPGVDEATLARLGEAFYRPDASRTGDHLGLGGHGLGLALARRAAELHGGTLTLRSAPGGGFTAVLWLPAVYTSGTLSS, from the coding sequence GTGCGCCTGCTCCCGCCCCTGACCCTGCGCGCGCGGCTGGCGCTCTGGGCCGCGCTGGCCACCGGACTGGCCACGCTGCTGGTGGCGGCCGGGTTGTTCGTGGCGGTGGGCCGGTTTCTGCGTCAGGCCCAGGAGCAGCGGCTGCTGAGCGCCACGACGGCGGTGCACGGCCGGGTAGAGGACACCCTGCGCCGTCAGGCCGAGAGCGGCGTGGCGTTGCTGCTGGGCTACCAGCTGGACGTGGCCACCCTGCAGCGCCTGCTGGAGAACGACCCCCAGAGCCGCCGCGACCTGGACGTCCGGGTGGTCGCCCACCAGGGGGGTCAACTGGCCCAGGTGCAGACCCCGCGCTTTCCTGAGGGCGTCCGCCGCGACCTGCGTCCCGGTGCATACCTCACGGTGGGAGGCACCCACCTGATCCTGGTCCGGCCCCTGCTAGGCAACCAGGCGCTGCTGCAGGTGGCCACCGATGCCCGCGCTCTGAGCGACGCGCAGCGGGCCTTCGCGCGCGCCCTGGCCTGGCTGCTGCCGGTCTCACTGCTGCTCGCGCTGGGGGTGGGCTGGACGGTGGCCGGGCGGCTGCTGCGCCCGGTGCGGACCCTGGAGCAGGCCGCGCGGCAGGTGGGGGAAAGCGGTGAACTGCGCCGTGCCCTGCCGGGTGCCGGCACCACGGACGAACTCTCGCGTCTGGCGCTGACCCTGCAAGGGAGTTTCGAGCGGCTGGCCGACGCCCGTGACCGCGAGCAGGCGTTTTTGCGGGCCGCCGCGCATGACCTGCGCAGCCCGCTGGCGGCCCTGAGTGCCCGGGTGGAAGGCAGCCTGGCACGGGACCGCGACGCCGCGCGCTACCGCAGTGACCTCCGGGAAATCGGTACCGACCTGACCCGGCTGGCTACCCTGACCAACCATCTGCTGCTGCTGGCCCGCGATCCCAGCGCGGTGGCCCGCGCGCCGGTGCCGCTGCGCGACCTCGCGGCCGATGCCGTGGACCGTGCCCGCGAGCTGACCGAGGCGGACGTCGACCTGCATGCCCCGCAGCCGGTGACGGTGCAGGGGGACCGGGTGCTGCTGGGCCAGGCGGTGTGGAATCTGACCATGAACGCAGTGCGGCACGCCCCAGGAGCCACCGTCACGGTGACGGTCAGCGAAGACGCGACGGGCGCGGCGGTCACCGTCCGCGACGACGGCCCCGGGGTGGACGAAGCGACACTGGCTCGGCTGGGGGAGGCCTTCTACCGGCCCGACGCCAGCCGCACAGGTGACCATCTGGGGCTGGGCGGACACGGTCTGGGGCTGGCGCTGGCCCGCCGCGCCGCCGAACTGCACGGCGGGACCCTGACCCTGCGCAGTGCCCCCGGTGGGGGGTTTACCGCCGTGCTCTGGCTTCCTGCGGTATACACCTCTGGTACGCTCTCGTCATGA
- the murI gene encoding glutamate racemase — protein sequence MSSAAPVGVFDSGVGGLSVLAELRRAMPHEEFLYLADTAHVPYGARSDDDIRELTDRAVSALHARGVKAVVVACNTASAFSLSHLRARFAMPIVGLVPAVKPAVEATRSGVVGVLATPGTLRGTLLADVIRQFAEPAGVQVLQAVSRELVPLVETGQADSPQTREVLRDVLAPLAGAGADQLVLGCTHYPFLAASLQAEYGDRFVLVDSGAAVARHTRNVLARNMLLTPHTRPGGVTYLVTGDLEAAQPVITTLSAQNVHNREDTPAEAVRAFSGRTTPLRIEPIYT from the coding sequence ATGAGCAGTGCGGCGCCGGTGGGCGTGTTCGACAGCGGCGTGGGCGGCCTGAGTGTGCTGGCCGAGTTGCGTCGGGCCATGCCCCACGAGGAGTTCCTGTATCTGGCCGATACGGCCCACGTGCCTTACGGCGCGCGCAGCGATGACGATATCCGTGAGCTGACGGACCGGGCCGTGAGCGCCCTGCATGCCCGGGGGGTCAAGGCAGTGGTGGTCGCGTGCAACACGGCGAGTGCCTTCAGCCTGTCGCACCTGCGCGCGCGCTTTGCCATGCCGATTGTCGGGCTCGTGCCGGCCGTGAAACCAGCGGTCGAAGCGACGCGCAGCGGCGTGGTGGGGGTGCTGGCCACGCCAGGAACCCTGCGCGGAACCCTGCTGGCCGATGTAATCCGGCAGTTTGCCGAGCCGGCTGGGGTCCAGGTGCTGCAGGCGGTCAGCCGTGAACTGGTGCCGCTGGTCGAAACCGGGCAGGCCGACAGTCCCCAGACCCGGGAGGTCCTCCGGGATGTGCTGGCTCCGCTGGCCGGGGCGGGCGCCGATCAGCTGGTGCTGGGCTGTACGCACTACCCGTTCCTGGCGGCCAGTCTCCAGGCGGAATACGGCGACCGCTTCGTGCTGGTCGACAGTGGTGCCGCTGTGGCGCGGCATACCCGCAATGTGCTCGCCCGGAACATGCTGCTGACACCGCACACCCGGCCCGGTGGGGTGACCTATCTCGTAACCGGTGACCTGGAAGCGGCGCAGCCGGTCATCACCACCCTGAGTGCACAAAATGTGCACAATAGGGAAGACACTCCCGCAGAGGCTGTCCGCGCTTTTTCTGGGCGGACCACGCCACTGAGAATCGAGCCCATCTACACATGA
- a CDS encoding response regulator transcription factor: protein MRLLLVEDDPRIAQPTAGALREAGYVVTWAQSGPEGLEAAMLGEYPLIVLDVMLPGLDGFEVARELRAAGVDSAILFLTARSELADRIEGLDLGGDAYLVKPFAMPELLATLRALSRRERGQGAPRVTFAGGRGTLDTVARTVGWDGQEVAVTGREYALIEALALAPERWFTREELLDRVWGPEFGGEARIVDVYVRYVRRKLAPEAVTSERGRGYRAEN from the coding sequence ATGCGCCTGCTGCTCGTCGAGGATGACCCGCGGATTGCCCAGCCCACCGCCGGGGCCCTGCGGGAAGCCGGGTATGTGGTCACCTGGGCGCAGAGCGGGCCCGAGGGACTGGAAGCGGCCATGCTGGGGGAGTACCCCCTGATCGTGCTGGACGTGATGCTGCCCGGTCTGGATGGCTTTGAGGTTGCCCGGGAACTGCGGGCGGCTGGCGTGGACTCCGCCATCCTGTTTCTGACCGCACGCAGTGAGCTTGCTGACCGGATCGAGGGTCTGGATCTGGGAGGCGACGCGTATCTGGTCAAACCCTTCGCCATGCCCGAACTGCTGGCGACCCTGCGGGCCCTGTCGCGCCGTGAACGGGGACAGGGCGCACCACGGGTCACGTTTGCCGGTGGACGCGGCACCCTGGACACGGTGGCCCGCACCGTCGGGTGGGACGGCCAAGAGGTCGCGGTTACCGGGCGCGAGTACGCCCTGATCGAGGCGCTGGCCCTGGCCCCCGAACGCTGGTTCACACGTGAGGAACTGCTGGACCGGGTGTGGGGTCCGGAATTCGGCGGTGAGGCCCGCATCGTGGATGTATACGTGCGTTACGTGCGGCGCAAGCTGGCTCCTGAGGCCGTGACCAGCGAACGGGGCCGGGGCTACCGGGCCGAGAATTAA
- a CDS encoding type II toxin-antitoxin system prevent-host-death family antitoxin, protein MSPNRLPSWSYADAQARLNELLERAADGEPQRITQPDGSVIVILATRTAQAQVSTTQTTPDSPS, encoded by the coding sequence ATGAGTCCAAACCGACTGCCCAGCTGGTCCTATGCCGACGCGCAGGCCCGTCTCAATGAACTCCTGGAACGGGCAGCCGACGGCGAGCCCCAGCGAATTACCCAGCCGGACGGCAGCGTGATCGTCATACTGGCCACGCGCACAGCCCAGGCACAGGTCAGCACCACGCAGACCACGCCAGACAGTCCCAGCTGA
- a CDS encoding magnesium transporter CorA family protein encodes MLTYYRSIAGKLTTVDGYIDGCWINAADPSAEELARISRETGLDLDYLSYPLDPDERSRFERDNGQLLIIMQTSYRLPEDSDILYDTVPLGILHTDHCLVTVCALPENPVIKDVISGLVRRVSTAKKNRLTLQLFLRNAQRFLIDVRQINKRVDTIEDKLENSQQNRELLNLLKLEKSLVYFMTGLKANEAMMERVKRDRIFEMYEEDSDLLDDVLIENLQAIEMASIASNILTSMAGAFASVISNNVNQVVKVLTVTTILVAIPTLITSIFGMNVPLPFQESPVGMWFVLAIAITLSGTLAYLFYRWRVF; translated from the coding sequence GTGCTGACCTACTACCGCAGCATCGCCGGAAAACTGACCACGGTAGACGGCTATATCGACGGCTGCTGGATCAATGCCGCCGACCCCAGTGCCGAGGAACTGGCCCGCATCAGCCGCGAGACCGGGCTGGATCTGGACTACCTGAGCTATCCGCTGGACCCGGACGAGCGCTCACGCTTCGAGCGCGATAACGGACAGTTGCTGATCATCATGCAGACCAGCTACCGCCTGCCCGAGGACAGCGACATTCTGTATGACACCGTGCCGCTGGGTATTCTGCACACCGATCATTGCCTGGTCACTGTCTGTGCGCTGCCCGAAAACCCGGTCATCAAGGACGTGATCAGCGGACTGGTGCGGCGGGTCAGCACGGCCAAGAAAAACCGCCTGACCCTGCAGTTGTTTCTGCGCAATGCCCAGCGCTTCCTGATCGACGTGCGCCAGATCAACAAGCGGGTGGATACCATCGAGGACAAGCTGGAAAACAGCCAGCAGAACCGCGAGCTGCTCAACCTGCTCAAGCTGGAAAAGAGCCTGGTGTACTTCATGACCGGTCTCAAGGCCAACGAAGCCATGATGGAGCGCGTCAAACGCGACCGCATCTTCGAAATGTACGAGGAAGACTCGGATCTGCTCGACGACGTGCTGATCGAGAACCTGCAGGCCATCGAGATGGCCTCGATCGCCAGCAACATTCTGACCAGCATGGCCGGCGCCTTTGCCAGCGTAATCAGCAACAACGTCAATCAGGTGGTCAAGGTCCTGACCGTGACCACGATTCTGGTGGCCATCCCCACGCTGATCACCAGCATCTTTGGCATGAACGTGCCGCTGCCGTTTCAGGAAAGTCCGGTCGGCATGTGGTTCGTGCTGGCCATTGCGATCACGCTGTCCGGCACCCTGGCCTACCTGTTCTACCGCTGGCGCGTGTTCTAG